Genomic DNA from Oscillatoria sp. FACHB-1406:
TCGCGCCGCCGCCGACTAACGCCCCTAACAAACAGGCTAAAAAACCAGCCACAAGGAGGTATTTCCACCCCAACCACGCCCCCATCATCGCAGCTAACTTCGCATCTCCTGCCCCCATCGCTGTTTTCCTAAAAATCAGGGAACCGAGCAGACTAATACTATCAAAGAGCCAAATTCCTACGACTGTCCCTAATATGCCTCCCATCAACTGTTGGGCGACTAAACTGGCGGTTAGGGGTTGCAGTGGGGTTCCCAATACGCCAACCAAGGCGGCGAAAATCGTACCGACGACTAACCCCGATTGGGTAAGGGGATTGGGGAGTGTCAGGGTGTCGAGATCGATGAAGGAGAGGGCGAGCAACCAACTGAGAAAAGCCCAATAACTCAAAGTTTGCCAGCTATAGCCAAAGTACCAGAAAGTGGCGACATATAAGAAGCCCGCGATCGCTTCGACGAGGGGATAGCGCACCGAAATCGGCGCTTTGCACTGCAAGCACTTGCCGCGCAACCACATCCAGCCCAAAATCGGGACGTTTTCTCCCTTTCCCAAGCGATGCAAACAGTGAGGACAGCGCGACGGCGGATACAAAATCGACAATCCCGCCGGAAGGCGATAAACCACGACATTAATAAAGCTGCCAATGGAAGCGCCGAGGGCAAAAACAAGGACAGTTGTTACGCTCCACAGGAAAGTTTCTACCATTTTGAATTTACTTTGCTCCCGGTTCGATTTGGTTGAAGGGAATAAAGCACTCTCTGGGTAAAAGAATGGGTTTGCGACCAAAAATGAGTTTGCCGCGATAGCTGTGGCGGTGAATCGCTACGCCAATGGGCAAATCCTGTCGTTCTGGATGGACAGAATAGTAGGTTAAGTAAATGGAGCGAGCCGCTAGAATGAGGCTGGGATCGATAAAACCCGGTTGGACGGTGGGATAGACCGGACTTGGATAGAATTGCTCTGTAAAGTAAACCACAGGCGCTACAATAACGATCTTATACAGTGTCGCGAAAGGATCGGCAATCAGTGAGCGAGTATCGCCCGCCGCTTCGCGGATCCCAAGGGGATCGCACTCAATTTACCAGTCGCCAACTTCCAGCGCAAACACGGCTGGTCAACAATTACTATGCCTTATTAGGGGTGCATCCGGCGGCATCCGATACAGAAATTCGGCGCGCTTACCGGGAGTTGAGCAAGCGCTATCATCCGGATACGACGGAGTTAGCGCCCGCGATCGCAACGGCTAAGTTCCAGCAGCTTAACCAAGCTTACGCCACCCTGATCGACCCCCAAAAGCGATTCCTGTACGATAATAAAATTGGCTACGCTCGGTTCTCCGCTAATAATGCTGGCGTTCGGAGCAACGATCCGGTAGAGGCGGGTTATGAGTCCAATTCAGCCTATCTCGATCCGAGCGATCGCCCGCTTTCGTCTGGAGAAATTTTTGCGTTATTTATTCTCGGTTTGACGTTAGTTGGTTGTGCTTTGTTAGTTGTCGTCGTCGCGATCGCGCGGGGGGAACTGACCTTTTAACCTTATTCAAATTCCTTTAAAATCTCAATGGTTCTTCCCAGTCCCGATACGCCCCTATACAACCATCCCTTGCCCGAAATCGAAAGCTGGCTCGAGAAAATGGGTTGCGAACAAGATCGATCGCGCCTGCATTGTTGGCAAGTCGAACGAGACTTGTGGAAAGCCGAAGTCTGTTTGGAAGTTGAAGAGTTGTCCGTGCGCTATATCAATGCGGGAGGGGGAACGAAAGATATCAAGCGATCGTTTAAATATTCCTTAAGTCGGCAGGATATTGAAGCCGCCGTATTTTCTGGCCCTTGATACAAGCCGTTGAACGACGGCCACCCTTAGAACAATTGTACGATCGCGTCGGGATGCGCCGATGATATCCCCTTCAAAATCCTGTAACGCTCTCTACTGAAACCATTTTTAACTTTTAATTGAAAGGGAACTGCGTTCGGTACCTTTGAAGGAGATCTCCTCAATTTATGCGCGATCGCGACTCATCCCCAGAAAGACTCCTCGCTGAACTCAAGTATCTACGCAGCGAGGTTGCGTACCTGCGCACCATTAAAGTGGCCTTCGACGCGCAAAACGAGTTAGTTCGCTCGATCTCCTCAATGGGACAAGCAGCAACCGGTCATTTAATGCTGCGGGCGCTTGTGCTTCAAGCAGCACATATTGCTAGCAAAATCGCACAAGCCGAAGAATGCAGCCTCTTAATGCTGGGCGCAAACGGCGCGATTGAAGAAAGCATTCTCGCGCGCGGGGCAACGATCCGGGAAAATAAAAAGTACATTATGAATGAAGTCTTGGCCGAAGGGTTAGCGGGGTGGGTGGCGCGCACTCGCCAAGTCGCGCTGATCCCCGACGCAACCAAAGACGATCGCTGGCTGACACTCCCCGATCAACCCTACACCGCCCGTTCTGTTCTCTGTCTGCCGATTATCAGGGGGCGCGCTGTTATCGGTATTCTCACCCTCACCCACTCAGAACCCAATAAATTCAGCCAGCATATGGCTCGAATCGTGCAAACCTGTACCGCACAAATGGCTTTGGTTTTGGATAACGCTCGACTTTACATGAAAAGCGATCGCGAGTCTCAGCCCCCCCCTCAGCCTTTACCGAACCCGAGTCGCGATTCTTACACGCTCTCGCAACTCGGTTTTTATATCATCGACAATCGCGGCAAATTTCTTTATTCTAATCCTAGATTAGCTGAGATTTTTGGTTACTCTTCGACACAATTTGTTGCTCTCGAATCAATTTTAGTTTTAATTTCGTCGGACGATCGCCAAGTGATGACAGACAGATTTACCCAGTGTTTTAGCGCGCCGACTCCCCAGGCTCACCTAAGTTGCCAATTTCAAGGACAGCAAAAAGGAGGAACGACAATCGGTGTAGAAATCAATGCTTCGAGGGCGCGTTTTTACGGAAAATTTACTTTAATTGGCGCGCTTCGCGCTCTTTAAACTTAACCTCAAAACAACAATGAGCGATCCTTTACGCAGTTTTAAACAACAGCCTTGGTTGCCCTTAATTAAAGTTGCTGGTCTGGCAACTTTGATAACGCTTCTAGTTGAGGGAAGCTTGAGTTTAGCGGCGACTTATTCGGAGGTTGCCGCTCGCGCGCTCTCCCTACTTTTATCCAACTTGTTAGGAACAATTATTTTATTGTTGGCGAGCGTGGGTGTAGGGGCTTTGGGCGTATATTGCTGCGAGCAATTCCAGAACGAAGTTCGTCTCAACCAAGGGAGTTTGTGGGCGTTGACTTTATGTTTAATCGTTGGAATCGGATTGAAATCTTTAATTCCTGTCGCGCCAGTTTTAGTGCAGCTTGATTCAACCTCCCTGATGGGAATTGTGGTGGGAGTCTTTTGGAAAGGTCGCCCTTATTGGCGGCGTTTTTGGTAATGGATAATGGATAATGGATAATAGATAATGGATAATGGAATGCTTAATCTCAGTTTGAGATGAATGGGTGTGATGTAACGAAAAAAGACGAGGCATTAACAGAGCAATTAACGGCTCCGAACGTTATCCATTGTCCATTATCAATTATTATCGACGTTATCCATTGTCCATTATCAATTATTATCGACGTTATCCATTGTCCATTGTCCATTATCAATTATTATCGACGTTATCCATTGTCCATTATCAATTGTCAATTATTATCGACGGTAATTCGCGGCAAACGATGTTTGAAACCGCAGAGGATTTCCCAAGAAATCGTACCGAGTGCGTCCGCCCAGTCGTCGGCAGAGATTGAGGTTGCGCCGTCTTTGCCGATGAGCGTGACGACTTCGCCCGCTTGCAAGTCGGGAATGCTGCTAACATCGAGCATCAGTTGATCCATTGTAATCGCGCCGATTTGAGGGACTTTTCGCCCTCGGATCGAGACTTGGAGGCGGTTGGAGAGGTTGCGGGGAACGCCGTCTGCGTAACCGATGCCCACAACTGCGATCGCCATCTCCTTCGGCGCAATATATTTGTAACCGTAGCTGACTCCGGTTCCGGCAGTGATGGTTTTAACTTGGGTGACGCGCGCCTTAACCTGCATGACGGGTTGGAGATCGAGGATCGATTGTAGGTGCGGGGCGGGATAGAGTCCGTAGAGGGCGAGTCCGGCGCGGGCGAAGTCGTAGTGCAAGCTGCGATCGCAAAGGGTTGCCGCTGAGTTGGCGATGTGCAAGCGCGGTAGGGGTATGCCTTCGGCTTGCAGTTGCGCGATCGCGCTTTGGAAGCGTTGGTGTTGCAAATCCATGATGGCGCGATCGGGATCGTCGGCCGTTGCAAAGTGCGAATACAGGCTTGCAAGCTGCAAATGGGGCAGTTTGCGGACGGATTTAACCCAAGGGGTGGCTCGTTCCCAGGACGTTCCCAAGCGCGACATTCCCGTATCGATTTTGAGGTGGACGGGCAGGGTTTTTCCCAGTTGCGCGAGTTGTTCGGAAAATAATTGGGCTTGTTGGGGATTGCAAAGGGTGGGTTGCAGTTGCCAGTGCGCGATCGCTTCGACTTCTCCCGGCGTATTGCTCGCGCCTAGGAGTAAGATCGGTGCGGTAATTCCCGCTTCTCGCAGTTGAATGCCTTCTTGTAGCGTCGCCACCGCCAGCCAAGTCGCACCCGCCCCCAACACGGTTTCAGCAACCGCGATCGCGCCGTGGCCGTAAGCATCTGCTTTTACCACCGCCATCAGTTCGGTACGCGGCGATAGCCATTGTTTTAATTGCCGGACGTTATGAACTAAGGCCGCGCGATCGATTTCAACCCAAGCGCGCTGACAAACCGTACTCGACAAGCGAAAACCTCGATCCGCACCCGTCTCCGAGCGCGGAGTCGTTTCTCGACTCAACATAACCATTTCCTCCTACACACCACACACTAAAGGGACAAGCCCCGAGCTTGGCAACAAGTTAACAGAATTTTTGGCAATTGAGAAGGAGGACGCTTGGGAGGAAGTGAGGAAATAATTCGTAATTCGTAATTCGTAATTCGTAATTACGGACAAAATTAATAATTAATTCATTTTGAAGTCTTAGTTACGAATTGGAGCGAAGCGACTTGACGCGGGCAATGTTTAATCCAGCGGGTGCAAAGCGACAATCTCATCTAAATCTTTTTGCATCCGCTCGACAACTTGTTCGTAACACGCATCGACATAATCGCGATCGCTCGCCGCCGCCCGTCCGTAGCGCTCGAAGACAATCGGCGCGCAAACTCGAGTATGGATGCGAACCGGAAGCGGGAAATTGGGCAGGGGGCCGATTCCGACAATCCACGGCAAACCTAAATAAATGGGAAACACTTCCGGGTCAATGTTTAACAACCAAGGTAATCCCCATTGATGCAATTGTTGCATCTGTTCGTAGCAATCGCCGAGAATGTAGAGCGTATCGTGCGCGCCCGTAGAAATCATCGGTACAATCGGCGCTTCTTCGCGCAGGGCAAGTTTGATAAAGCCTTTGCGCCCTGCGAAGTGGATTTGGTTGCGTTGGGAGTGGGGGCGGAAGAGATCTTGCGCGCCGCCGGGATATACGGCAACGGCTGCATTAGCGCGCAGTGCCGCGATCGCCATTTTGGGATGGGCTTGCAGCGCTCCCCAGCGAGCGACTTCAGAGGCAGGCCAAGAGTACGCTTTCCAGGCTTTTGGGTGCATCAATCCATACAACGGGCGTTCCGCGCCGAAGTGCCGGAACCAGTCGTACATAAACATATACATATCGGGCGATGCAATGCCGCCGTTGTGAGAACCGACAACGAGCATTCTGCGTTCTGAGGAAACGTAGTCCCAACCTTCTGTCGTGACGCGGAAATAATGGCGATAGAACCATTCGAGGAGGGGCATCCAAGATTTAATGGCGGCGGGGTCGCGATCGTCGAGCGACCAACCCGTAAGGGGAAGTGGGGCGGGACTAGGAGGCGTTAGCCCTGAGTTATAACGACTTTCTTGCAAAACCAAAGTGGGAAGAAACAAAAGAACTAATTCACAATGGAGTATAAATCATTTTCATCACGGTTTTTTCCGCTCTCAGCTAGCCGAGCGTTCTCCCTCCAGCCGTTCGAGACAATCGGCGCGATCGTAGCGAGGATTGTTAACTTTCGCGCTGACGGGATAAGCGCTCATGGCTTCGGCTTGGTAGGGAATCAGCAAAGATTTTAACGGCTCCGGCTCGCTAATGCTAGTATCGAGCCAAAAATCCCAATCTTTAGGGTTTAAAATAACCGGCATTCGAGCATGGAGCGGTTGCATTGTTTCGTTGGCTTCCGTCGTTAGGATCGTGCAGGATTCGATACTCTCTCCCGTCGTATCTTTCCAGGTTTCCCACAATCCCGCAAATGCAAACGGCTCGCCATTTTCAACTTGGATATAAAAGGGTTGTTTTTTGGCTTCTCGCGCTTGCCACTCATAGAACCCATCGGCAACAATCAGACAGCGGCGACGGCGAAAGGCGCTGCGAAATGAAGGTTTCTCGGCGACGGTTTCCGATCGCGCGTTGATGAGTTTGGATGCAATTCGGGTATCTTTTGCCCAACTGGGAATTAAACCCCAGTGAAAAGATTTAAAGCTTCGTTCTGTTGTCCCTTCGGAATGGATAACGGCGCTAACAGTTTGGGTGGGCGCAATGTTGTAGCGGGGGGCTTGTTGGGGGATATCGGCGAGTTGAAAGGTACGGGCTAAACTTTCGGCGGAATGGGTTTGGGTGAATCTTCCACACATAGCAGGAACTCCCGTTGCTTTGACGATAAAGGGCTGAATTAAGAAGTGGCAAGCTTTCTGCCTTCTTTTATCCTTTATAGTACATTAGAATTAATCAACTGCGACTTTTCTAACAGGCAATCGCCCCTCACTCCTAGAGAGTTAGGGGCAATGATTGCTAATCGGGAATCGAGCGTGCTGTTAACTTGAACTAAATTACGCCAGGGCCTTTTCCGCCTTCTTCGTTAACTTCTTTTAACTCTTGGGCGCGTTCTGCTTCGCGGGCTGCCTCTACTGCGGCTGCATCCCCCGGAGTTTCGTAATACATTTCGGGTTCAACTGCATAGTTATTGGCTAAACCTTCTCGATCGACGGTATATCCTCCCGTCGTATCGATGCTTCCTTCTTTCTCGGGCAGTTCTTTAAAATCTTCACCTTCGCGTTCCATGCGGGCTGCGGTTTCAGCAGGAACGATACCGCGATCGTATCCATCATCGGGCTTGTTGGTTTCGCTTTTCAGTTCGCTCATGGGTTTGACTCCTCGATCGCTTCGATCGTTTGTTAAGGTTTAATTCTGTATTCTATTGCCCTATCGTACCGGGATAAGCTGCGATCGCACCATCTGCCGATCTGAAGATTTCTACCTAGAAGGTACGGGCAATATTTCTCTCTTAGGAGAGAAGATGTTTTTCTCTTCACCGTACTAATATTTGGGTATGAAAGCCAAACAGACTACAGCAATTTAAGCTGACCCGTTTGAGCATTATACAATTAAAGGAGAAAAGTAATGATTAATATTATTGCATGGTTAGTTTTAGGATTATTAGCTGGTGCGATCGCTAAGGCGATTTATCCCGGATCGCAAGGCGGCGGAATTATTGCAACGATTGGCTTAGGAATTTTGGGAGCAATGCTCGGAGGGTTTCTCGGACAAAGTTTGGGATTCGGTGGGGCAGGAGCAGCCTCAGCAGGCGCACTCAGTATACCGGCAGTGTTTTTCGCTGTACTTGGTGCAATTCTCTTAATCTTTATCTGGGGTCTTGTTACTCGTCGCGCGGTTTAGAGAAGATGCCGGGACGCTTCTACCTTAAGGTTTTTAAATCTCGATTGGTGGGAGCTAGCAGTTCGCTAGCTCCAAATTTTTTTAGGGGAATTTTGCGCTATAATCTGGAGAAAATTTACATTCATGACTTCAAAAAATGTAGCGCCGTTTGGTTCCTGGAAATCCCCGATTACCTCCGAAATCATCGTTTCTGGAATGATAGGTTTGGGAGGAATTGCCTTAGATGGTAACGATCTTTATTGGTTAGAAGGACGACCTTCAGAGGGTGGGCGCAACGTCTTAGTGAAGAAAACGTCGGAAGGAAAAAGTAGCGACATTACGCCGCAACCTTTTAATGTGAGGACGCGCGTTCATGAATACGGCGGGGGTTCGTTTTTAATCGCGGGGGGAACGATTTATTTTTCTAACTTTGCCGACCAACGCCTTTATAAACAAAAGCCGGGAGGGGAACCAGAACCTTTAACGCCAGAAGGTAAAATGCGTTATGCCGATGCAATTTTGGATTCCGATCGAAATCGTTTAATTTGCGTTATCGAAGACCACAGCAACGTTGAAATCGAACCGGAAAACGCGATCGTATCGATTAGCTTGGAATCAGGGGAAATAACGATTTTAGTTTCTGGAAGTGACTTTTATAGTTCGCCGCGATTGAGTCCGGACGGAAAGCAACTCGCTTGGATCGATTGGAACCATCCCGATATGCCGTGGGATCGGACAAAATTGTGGGTGGCTGAGATTGATGCAGAGGGAAAACTTGCGCAAGGGACTTGCGTTGCGGGGAATGGGGAAGAATCGATTTGTGCGCCCTTGTGGTCGCCGAATGGGGTATTGTATTTTGTAAGCGATCGCAACAACTGGTGGAATCTCTATCGCCTCAATCCAGAGACAGGCGCGATCGAATGTTTGCACGAAATGGAAGCAGAATTTGGCTATCCCCATTGGGTATTTGGCGTGCAGCCCTATCGCTTTCAATCCGAAGAAACGATCCTTTGTACTTACGATCGCGGTGGCAGCGAACAGCTAGCAACTCTCAACACAAAAACCAAAGAACTTACGCCGATTTCCACTTCCTTTACCAGTATTTCTTCCTTAAAGGTTTGGGAGAACGTACTTTATTTTATCGGCAGTTCGCCAACAGCAACCGCGCAGTTAGTACGATTCGATTTAGAAACCGGAGAGCAAAACGTTATCGCGCGATCGAGCAACTTAGAAATCGATCCAGAATACTTATCTGCGCCCGAAGAAATTGAATTTCCAACCGAGGGGGGAAAGACGGCTTATGCGTGGTTTTATCCGCCCAAAAATAAAGATTACGAAGCGCCAGCAGGCGAATTACCGCCCTTATTAGTACGCAGTCACGGCGGGCCGACTGCGGCGGCTTCTGCTACTTTAAACTTGCGCTATCAGTATTGGACGAGTCGCGGTTTTGCTGTGGTGGATGTCAACTATGGCGGCAGTACGGGTTATGGGCGGGAGTATCGCCAGCGTTTGAATGGCCAGTGGGGAATTGTCGATGTTGATGACTGTGCGAACGCAGCGAAATATTTAGCAGATGCGGGAAAAGTCGATCGCGAAAAATTAGCGATCGCGGGCGGTAGTGCGGGCGGTTATACGACTCTGGCTGCATTAACCTTCCGCAATGTTTTCAAAGCGGGAGCGAGTTACTATGGAGTCAGCGATCTCGAAGCGTTAGCAAAAGATACGCATAAATTTGAGTCTCGCTATTTGGATGGTTTAGTGGGGAAATATCCCGAAGAACGGGAAATTTACATCGCGCGATCGCCGATTCATGCTTGCGATCGCCTTTCTTGTCCGGTTATCTTTTTCCAAGGACTCGAAGATAAAATCGTACCGCCTAACCAAGCGGAAATGATGGTTGAGATGCTCGAGCAAAAGGGAATTCCGGTGTCTTACGTTCCCTTTGAAGGCGAACAGCACGGTTTTCGCCGTGCTGAGAATATCAAACGCGCTCTCGATGAAGAATTTCACTTCTACTCTAGCGTGTTTGGGTATACACCTCATTGGTAATTTGTAATTCGTAATTCGTAATTCGTAATTGATTACTCATTACTCATCATTCACGCCTAATGTGAATTAGAAGCCAGAAAGATCGTCGATATTACTGTTCTTTCTCCCCTCGCATTTTCCCCCTTTAGTAAGGGGGGTTAGGGGGGATCGTGAGAGGGGCTAGGGATGAGGGAAATCAAGACTGTTGGAATGCGTACATCAGACGCGATTCATCATTGATAATTTCCCCCTCATTATTCATCATTCATTATTCATTTAAGATTATTGCCCGAACTCCGCTTTCAATGATTCATTGTATTCGTCGGCAATACTGCAAACGAGCGTAATTGCGCGGGAGACTTCTTGGGGCGATAAATCCGCGATCGCGCGCTGACAGGAAATGACGATTTGCTGATTGTAAATCCCAAAAGACGTTTCAAACGTTCCCGACCAATTCATCTCCATCAGTTTGCGGAACAGGGCATCTTCGTTCTTCGCCGGTAAAGGTAATACCGCCGCCCAAACAGTAAAGATATCTTCATCGCTCTCTCCCGTCATTTGGATAAAGACTTCAACCGAGCCATACTGAAACTTCCACAAAAAACCCTCTTCGCTTTGAGCAACCATCGCGGTTCCTTCAGCATCCAAGCTCGAGATGGCAGTTTCAATAATTTCGCGACTGCTGGTTTGTTGCTCGATGAGTTCGTCGGATATCGCTTCAGCTTCCGCATCGCTCGTCGTGGGAAGAGTTTCAGTTTCGGTTTCTGGGCTTGTCATAATGTCGTTACCTCAAATTTAGCTTCACGGTGGTTTATTCAGTATCCCTTTTTAAGGCGATTGTTGCCAGTCAGTCTAAGGAGTGCTGGACGACGGAAGATTGAGTTGCCGATTCGCTCGATTTAGCGATGTAAATCCCGCTCAAAACCACCGCAAACGCGATCGCATCTCGAAAATTCAAACTCTCGCCAAAGATAATCCAAGCCAGTAGCGCGCTGCATAACGGTTCGAGCAATAAAAATAAGCAGACGAAACTGGCGGAAAATCGCTCCAAACTCGCCGCTAACAATCGCTGTCCCATCCCTTCGCAAATCAAACCGAGACAGATAACCGCAAACCACCCCGAAGGCGTGGAGGGAAAAAGCGGTTCTTTCGTGAGAAGAATGAGGGGTAATAATAGGGTTGCACCGATCGCGCACCGACAGAGTAACAGAGAAGTGGCATCGAAGCGATCGCGCAATTGTTCGATGATTAAGAAATAGGCAGCCAGAAAGACTGCTGAGAGTAACGCCCAGCCGTCGCCGACTAAACTGCTATCCTCAACCTGAAAATCTTCGATTCCCACCGCGATCGCCCCGATTAAGGCGATAATCGTTCCGATAATAAACTGGCGATCGAAGCGCTGACGAAAAAAGAGCCAGCCCCCAAAGCTCGCGAAAATCGGGGTAAGATTATTCAGTAAAACAGAGTTAGCAACGCTGGTTTGCGTCAGCGATAGCGCCCACAGCACTAAGGAAAGCGTCGCGATAACGCCCATTGATAGCAGCAGAATCCAGTGGCGGCGAGTGAGAGGTTCTGAAGGCGTTTGCTCGTCTTTGGGGCGGCGTAAAATCGCGATCGCCCTTCCGATTCCAAAGACGGATAAAAAGATAAAGAAACGATTAAAAACGGTGGCATTAAACCCAATATCTGCTTCGCTAAAGCGGATAAAAATGGCAGCGAAGGAGACAGCTATTAAAGCAATGAATAAAGAAATAAAAGCGAGGGTATTAGGCTTGAGAGCGCTGGGCGATTGGGCGATTTCTTGGGGAGCAGTCATGCAGGGAAAATCGAGAAGGGGGATTTTTAGGGCAGCATAAATATTGTAAAGTCTTACTGTACTCTCTTAATTCACATCAAGCGCAATTTCTTAACGCCAATAGAAGAACAATTAGAACAAATTCGAGTTACAGCGGGATACGATTAATTAATTATTGATGGCATAGAAGCCTAGCGCGATCGCTCGCTCCCCCTAAATACCCAGTTCTATAATGAAAGCGATACCCTTCCGCCCCTGTCAGAGGTTCGCCAAAATGTATCAACCCGACTCCCCCGCATCGCCGCCGAAAAACTTGCCGACGATGTACGATTTACCCAGTGAAAACCCAGAGGAACCCGGATTGCCCGATACTTTCCACATCTATCAACCGCGCCTGCTTGATGACACCTTCTGTCCCCCGGATTATCCGATAGAGCGCATCTTTACCGGCAGCGATGTCAACCTCTACTACAATCCCGAACAGACGCTATGGTACAAGCGCCCGGATTGGTACGCCGTGCTGGATGTTCCTCGCCTCTACGCAGAGCGGGATTTACGTTTGAGTTATGTGGTGTGGGATGAAAAAGTCAGTCCTTTTATCGTTATTGAGTTGCTCTCGCCCGGAACGGAAAAAGAGGATTTAGGGCGCACCTTGCGAGATGCGAAAGCACCGCCGACAAAGTGGGAAGTTTACGAACAGATTTTAAAGATTCCCTATTATGCAATTTTCGATCGCTACAGCCAAAAATTTCAAGCGTTTAAGCTCGAAGAAGGCAGCTATCGAGCAATAGAAATGGGAGAAAGCGAACGGTTTTGGTTGCCAGAAATTAAGCTCGGATTGGGAGTTTGGCAAGGAGAATACGACGGAATCGAACATCGTTGGTTGCGCTGGTACGATGGGGAAGGATGGGTGCTAACGCCTGTGGAACGGGAGCGTCAGCGGGCAGAACACGAGCGCCAGCGGGCGGAAAACGAGCGCCAACGGGCAGATCGCTTAATAGCTCGGTTAAGAGCGTTAGGAATCGATCCGGAGGGAGAGGAGTAGGTAAGATGCGATCGCAAATTTAATTTAATGCGATCGCGTTCTACGCCACCAAGCCCGAACCAAACGAATATCGTTAAAACTATACCCCTCACCGAGGTATTCCCGCAACGGCGTAAGCGAAACATCGCCGAGTTTTTCAATCGCGCTAACAATCGGTTGATGCAATTTTGGATTCACGAGGCGATCGATCTCTACCGGTTGATTCATTTCAATCAGTTCGCTGAAATGGTTGACAATCGTACTCGCTTGTACATTCCGCGCCCGCGCGATCGCGTCGATATCCAACCCTTGTTGATAATATTGCAACGTCACCATTTGCGTAGAAGTCGGTAAAGGTGTCGGAAGTTTTTGTTCTTGAACGAAAGCGCGAATTTCCGAGACGAAGCGATCGCCGTAACGCTCCAGTTTATACTCCGTTACGCCGGAAAGACGACCAAAAGCTTCTAAATTTGTGGGCTTGTCTCGCGCGAAAACTTTCAGCGTCGAATCGGCAAAAATAATGTAAGGAGCGATCGATTGTTCGTCAGCCATCTGTTTGCGTAACTGGCGCAAGCGATCGAGCAACATTTCCGATTCAATTTCTCGCGGCGCACTGTTCGGCAAGCGTTTATCTTTTTGAGAGAGAACTGGAATTTCTACTCGTCTCTGATTGCGAAAAACCTCCCAACTGCGTTTATTTAACTTTAGAATGGGGAAGCCATCCGTCGTTTCATTCA
This window encodes:
- a CDS encoding S9 family peptidase encodes the protein MTSKNVAPFGSWKSPITSEIIVSGMIGLGGIALDGNDLYWLEGRPSEGGRNVLVKKTSEGKSSDITPQPFNVRTRVHEYGGGSFLIAGGTIYFSNFADQRLYKQKPGGEPEPLTPEGKMRYADAILDSDRNRLICVIEDHSNVEIEPENAIVSISLESGEITILVSGSDFYSSPRLSPDGKQLAWIDWNHPDMPWDRTKLWVAEIDAEGKLAQGTCVAGNGEESICAPLWSPNGVLYFVSDRNNWWNLYRLNPETGAIECLHEMEAEFGYPHWVFGVQPYRFQSEETILCTYDRGGSEQLATLNTKTKELTPISTSFTSISSLKVWENVLYFIGSSPTATAQLVRFDLETGEQNVIARSSNLEIDPEYLSAPEEIEFPTEGGKTAYAWFYPPKNKDYEAPAGELPPLLVRSHGGPTAAASATLNLRYQYWTSRGFAVVDVNYGGSTGYGREYRQRLNGQWGIVDVDDCANAAKYLADAGKVDREKLAIAGGSAGGYTTLAALTFRNVFKAGASYYGVSDLEALAKDTHKFESRYLDGLVGKYPEEREIYIARSPIHACDRLSCPVIFFQGLEDKIVPPNQAEMMVEMLEQKGIPVSYVPFEGEQHGFRRAENIKRALDEEFHFYSSVFGYTPHW
- a CDS encoding DMT family transporter, whose product is MTAPQEIAQSPSALKPNTLAFISLFIALIAVSFAAIFIRFSEADIGFNATVFNRFFIFLSVFGIGRAIAILRRPKDEQTPSEPLTRRHWILLLSMGVIATLSLVLWALSLTQTSVANSVLLNNLTPIFASFGGWLFFRQRFDRQFIIGTIIALIGAIAVGIEDFQVEDSSLVGDGWALLSAVFLAAYFLIIEQLRDRFDATSLLLCRCAIGATLLLPLILLTKEPLFPSTPSGWFAVICLGLICEGMGQRLLAASLERFSASFVCLFLLLEPLCSALLAWIIFGESLNFRDAIAFAVVLSGIYIAKSSESATQSSVVQHSLD
- a CDS encoding Uma2 family endonuclease, with the translated sequence MYQPDSPASPPKNLPTMYDLPSENPEEPGLPDTFHIYQPRLLDDTFCPPDYPIERIFTGSDVNLYYNPEQTLWYKRPDWYAVLDVPRLYAERDLRLSYVVWDEKVSPFIVIELLSPGTEKEDLGRTLRDAKAPPTKWEVYEQILKIPYYAIFDRYSQKFQAFKLEEGSYRAIEMGESERFWLPEIKLGLGVWQGEYDGIEHRWLRWYDGEGWVLTPVERERQRAEHERQRAENERQRADRLIARLRALGIDPEGEE
- a CDS encoding YbjN domain-containing protein, yielding MTSPETETETLPTTSDAEAEAISDELIEQQTSSREIIETAISSLDAEGTAMVAQSEEGFLWKFQYGSVEVFIQMTGESDEDIFTVWAAVLPLPAKNEDALFRKLMEMNWSGTFETSFGIYNQQIVISCQRAIADLSPQEVSRAITLVCSIADEYNESLKAEFGQ